The following coding sequences lie in one Myxococcus xanthus genomic window:
- a CDS encoding ABC transporter permease produces MKALLIARRELSAYLRTLSGYVIIAVILALNGLFFNAYALGGASKRSAEVLSQFFYYSSGFTVVASVFISMRLLAEERQTGTLSLLYSSPLRDRDIVLGKFLAGLAFLALYLLCTVYMPLLVLVNGKVSFGHVAAGYFGLLLLGSASLAVGTFGSALARNQLLAAITSAVMLVALILCWLLARITEQPLADVFSAMSLWNQHFPPFQAGLIHVRDVVYYLVVTYVALFAATRVLEARRWR; encoded by the coding sequence GTGAAGGCGCTGCTCATCGCCCGCCGCGAGCTGTCCGCGTACCTGCGCACGCTCAGCGGTTACGTCATCATCGCGGTCATCCTCGCGTTGAACGGCTTGTTCTTCAACGCGTATGCCCTGGGCGGCGCCAGCAAGCGCTCCGCCGAGGTGCTGTCTCAGTTCTTCTATTACTCGAGCGGCTTCACCGTCGTCGCCTCGGTCTTCATCTCCATGCGTCTGCTGGCGGAGGAGCGCCAGACGGGCACGCTGTCGTTGCTGTACTCGTCACCGCTACGCGACCGGGACATCGTCCTGGGCAAGTTCCTCGCGGGATTGGCCTTCCTCGCGCTGTACCTCCTGTGCACCGTCTACATGCCGCTGCTGGTGCTGGTGAACGGCAAGGTGTCCTTCGGGCACGTGGCTGCGGGGTACTTCGGCCTGCTGCTGCTGGGCAGCGCGTCGCTGGCGGTGGGGACGTTCGGCTCGGCGCTGGCGCGCAACCAGTTGCTCGCGGCGATTACGTCCGCAGTGATGCTGGTGGCCCTCATCCTGTGCTGGCTGCTGGCGCGCATCACCGAGCAGCCGCTGGCGGATGTCTTCAGTGCGATGTCGCTGTGGAATCAGCACTTCCCGCCGTTCCAGGCGGGGCTCATCCACGTGCGTGACGTCGTCTACTACCTCGTGGTCACCTACGTGGCGCTGTTCGCGGCCACGCGGGTGCTCGAGGCGCGGAGGTGGCGATGA
- a CDS encoding HEAT repeat domain-containing protein, whose translation MKDIVGSDPCAIVNAGTLLSGDPTTTGELLELLKVEDRAEPRQGILHALSWHGDLRTWGLMVRILADDREDPKVRGQAAEGLAYMFDLVKADSPEFELAVKTLLKALSDPSLEVRYNAIFAIGATKHPPLIPALEALLGDSTPVPGWDDTIGKKAADAIERLTWSKSS comes from the coding sequence ATGAAGGACATCGTGGGTTCCGACCCGTGCGCCATCGTCAACGCGGGCACACTCCTTTCGGGGGACCCAACGACGACGGGGGAACTGCTGGAGTTACTCAAGGTCGAAGACAGGGCCGAGCCGCGACAGGGAATCCTCCATGCGCTCTCCTGGCACGGTGACCTCAGAACATGGGGCCTCATGGTGCGAATCCTCGCCGACGACAGGGAGGACCCCAAAGTACGAGGACAGGCCGCGGAGGGACTCGCCTACATGTTCGACCTGGTGAAAGCCGATTCGCCGGAGTTCGAACTCGCAGTCAAGACGCTACTGAAGGCGCTCTCAGACCCGTCGCTTGAGGTCCGCTACAATGCGATTTTCGCAATCGGCGCGACGAAACATCCCCCGCTCATCCCGGCACTCGAAGCACTGCTCGGCGATTCGACTCCGGTGCCCGGCTGGGATGACACCATCGGGAAGAAGGCCGCCGATGCGATTGAACGGCTGACTTGGAGCAAGTCGTCGTGA
- a CDS encoding ABC transporter ATP-binding protein, with amino-acid sequence MIQVEGLTKYYGEHAAIRDLAFTISQGEVIGFLGLNGAGKSTTLKVLGCVLLPTSGRVVIDGHDVVSNAHEVRQRIGYLPDVPPLYDEMTVSEYLTYVAQLRGVTSRDTASRVGEAEEKTGLRDVHGELISTLSHGYRQRVGVAQALVHKPALLILDEPTSGLDPRQIVEMRDVIRGLKGAHTVLVSSHILPEISQTCDRLLIIHKGMLVAQGTEEELAAKMGGRGTIELEVRGDKARAVEVLQRFGTVEVDRASDGLVALTVRASPDQRPLVAQAVVGAGLDLLRLDQGAGQLESIFLRLTHGQEVRA; translated from the coding sequence ATGATTCAGGTCGAAGGGCTGACCAAATACTACGGTGAGCACGCGGCGATCCGGGACCTGGCCTTCACCATCAGCCAGGGAGAAGTCATTGGCTTCCTGGGCCTCAATGGCGCTGGAAAATCGACGACGCTGAAGGTCCTGGGGTGCGTGCTGCTGCCGACCTCGGGGCGTGTCGTCATCGACGGCCATGACGTGGTGAGCAATGCCCACGAGGTCCGCCAGCGCATCGGCTACCTGCCGGACGTGCCTCCGCTCTACGACGAGATGACAGTGAGTGAGTACTTGACCTACGTCGCGCAGCTTCGCGGCGTCACGTCCCGGGACACCGCCAGCCGCGTGGGCGAGGCCGAGGAGAAGACGGGCCTGCGTGACGTCCACGGTGAGCTCATCTCCACGCTCAGTCACGGCTACCGCCAGCGCGTGGGCGTGGCGCAGGCGCTGGTGCACAAGCCCGCCCTCCTCATCCTCGATGAGCCCACCAGCGGGCTCGACCCCCGGCAAATCGTGGAGATGCGCGACGTCATCCGCGGGTTGAAGGGCGCGCACACGGTGCTCGTCTCCAGCCACATCCTCCCGGAAATCTCCCAGACGTGTGACCGGCTGCTCATCATCCACAAGGGGATGTTGGTGGCGCAGGGCACGGAGGAGGAACTGGCGGCGAAGATGGGCGGCCGGGGCACCATCGAGCTGGAGGTGCGCGGCGACAAGGCGCGCGCGGTGGAGGTGCTCCAGCGCTTTGGCACGGTGGAGGTGGACCGCGCGTCGGACGGCCTGGTGGCGCTGACGGTGCGGGCCTCTCCCGACCAGCGGCCCCTGGTGGCGCAGGCGGTGGTGGGCGCGGGCCTGGACTTGTTGCGGCTGGACCAGGGCGCCGGTCAGCTCGAATCCATCTTCCTGCGGCTGACACACGGCCAGGAGGTGCGCGCGTGA
- a CDS encoding TIGR01777 family oxidoreductase — MGKSHVFDARSRMPVPAVELFAWHAREGAFERLSPPWERLEVLERTGDGIRTGARVVVRMRVGPVPQRLVAEHTAYSEGAMFQDTQVSGPFSKWVHTHRMWPEPTTGTSILDDEVEYVLPVGPLGSLFGGGFARRTLERMFAYRHRVTFEDLKRHAAFAGQGPLTIAVTGASGLVGSSLVPFLTTGGHTVKRLVRGKADSSRNEVAWVPDKGEVDTDALEGVDAVVHLAGVNVAGQRWTPEYKDAILKSRTQGTRTLAEALARMKRKPKVLVSAGGSSIYGDRGNEVLTEESSTDGKGFLSQVSREWEAAAAPAEAAGIRVVHLRIGPVLDAREGALAKMLPAFLAGGGGPIGSGQQWMSWVSLEDLLGLIHFSVFTDAARGAINAVAPGAVRQADFARTLGKVLRRPAVFPVPAPVVRTLFGQMGQEALLDGARIVPQAAQRLGFAFLLPDLESALRFTLGRTTKGPEYRHS; from the coding sequence ATGGGCAAGTCGCACGTCTTCGATGCTCGCAGTCGGATGCCGGTCCCGGCCGTTGAACTCTTCGCCTGGCATGCCCGGGAAGGGGCGTTCGAGCGCCTGTCGCCTCCCTGGGAACGGCTGGAGGTCCTGGAGCGCACCGGTGATGGCATCCGCACCGGTGCCCGCGTCGTCGTCCGAATGCGCGTGGGTCCCGTCCCTCAACGCCTGGTGGCCGAGCACACCGCCTACTCCGAAGGCGCCATGTTCCAGGACACGCAGGTGTCCGGCCCCTTCTCGAAGTGGGTCCACACCCACCGGATGTGGCCCGAGCCCACCACGGGCACCTCCATCCTGGATGACGAAGTGGAATACGTCCTCCCCGTAGGCCCCCTGGGCAGCCTCTTCGGCGGAGGCTTCGCCCGGCGCACCCTGGAGCGGATGTTCGCGTACCGCCACCGCGTCACGTTCGAAGACCTGAAGCGTCACGCCGCCTTCGCGGGGCAGGGGCCGCTCACCATCGCCGTCACCGGAGCCTCGGGGCTGGTGGGCTCGTCGCTGGTGCCCTTTCTCACCACGGGCGGCCACACAGTGAAGCGCCTGGTGCGCGGCAAGGCGGACTCCTCGCGGAACGAGGTCGCCTGGGTGCCTGACAAGGGCGAGGTAGACACCGACGCGCTCGAAGGCGTGGACGCCGTGGTGCACCTCGCGGGCGTCAACGTGGCCGGCCAGCGTTGGACTCCCGAGTACAAGGACGCCATCCTCAAGAGCCGCACCCAGGGCACCCGCACCCTGGCCGAAGCCCTGGCGCGGATGAAGCGCAAGCCGAAGGTGCTCGTCTCCGCGGGCGGCAGCAGCATCTACGGGGACCGCGGCAACGAGGTCCTCACCGAGGAGAGCAGCACGGACGGGAAGGGCTTTCTCTCCCAGGTATCACGCGAGTGGGAAGCCGCCGCCGCGCCCGCCGAGGCCGCGGGCATCCGCGTGGTGCACCTGCGCATCGGCCCCGTCCTGGACGCGCGCGAGGGTGCCCTGGCGAAGATGCTGCCAGCGTTCCTCGCGGGAGGCGGCGGGCCCATCGGCTCCGGGCAACAGTGGATGAGCTGGGTGTCGCTGGAGGACCTGCTCGGGCTCATCCACTTCTCTGTCTTCACCGACGCCGCGCGCGGCGCCATCAACGCCGTGGCGCCGGGGGCGGTGCGGCAGGCGGACTTCGCCCGGACGCTGGGCAAGGTGCTGCGGCGTCCGGCCGTCTTCCCGGTCCCCGCGCCCGTCGTGCGGACCCTCTTCGGACAGATGGGGCAGGAGGCGCTGCTGGATGGCGCGCGAATCGTGCCTCAGGCAGCCCAGCGGCTGGGGTTCGCCTTCCTCCTTCCCGACCTGGAAAGCGCGCTGCGCTTCACGCTGGGGCGCACGACGAAGGGCCCTGAATACCGCCATTCTTAG
- a CDS encoding L-threonylcarbamoyladenylate synthase yields the protein MIAPESLERAVELLRHGGVVALPTETVYGLSANAEDELAVRRVFAIKGRPATHPLIVHIPGVEHLDTWAREVPEAARKLAEAFWPGPLTLVLPRTARATDAVTGGQDTVALRVPNHPVALAVLQKLGGGLAAPSANRFGKVSPTTAEHVREDLGGDVDLVLDGGPCTVGVESTIVDLSSDEPAILRPGGLAVEDVERVLGHKVPVRTSSKVRVSGSLESHYAPRAGVVLTEPAQAVARVQELRGQGLRVGVLGPASLALPPDVSRFDVPDEPAGAARVLYARLREADAQGHDVLVACLPAESGLGIAVRDRLSRAAAPRG from the coding sequence ATGATTGCTCCAGAGTCCCTTGAACGCGCGGTGGAATTGCTGCGGCACGGCGGTGTCGTCGCCCTGCCGACGGAAACCGTCTACGGTCTGTCCGCCAACGCGGAGGACGAGCTGGCCGTGCGCCGCGTCTTCGCCATCAAGGGCCGCCCCGCCACCCACCCGCTCATCGTCCACATCCCGGGCGTCGAGCACCTGGACACCTGGGCACGCGAGGTCCCGGAGGCCGCACGGAAGCTGGCCGAGGCCTTCTGGCCCGGGCCGTTGACGCTGGTGCTGCCGCGCACGGCACGGGCCACGGATGCCGTCACGGGTGGGCAGGACACCGTTGCCCTGCGCGTGCCGAATCACCCAGTGGCGCTCGCGGTGCTCCAGAAGCTGGGTGGAGGGCTGGCCGCGCCGAGCGCGAACCGGTTCGGCAAGGTGAGCCCCACCACGGCGGAACACGTGAGGGAGGACCTGGGCGGAGACGTGGACCTCGTCCTGGATGGAGGCCCGTGCACGGTGGGCGTGGAGTCGACCATCGTGGACTTGAGCTCGGATGAGCCCGCGATTCTGCGGCCCGGAGGTCTGGCGGTGGAGGACGTGGAGCGGGTGCTGGGGCACAAGGTGCCGGTGAGGACTTCGTCCAAGGTGCGCGTGTCAGGCTCGCTGGAGTCACACTACGCGCCGCGTGCCGGCGTGGTGCTGACCGAGCCCGCGCAGGCTGTAGCGCGCGTCCAGGAACTCCGCGGACAGGGATTGCGAGTGGGGGTGCTGGGACCGGCGAGCCTTGCGCTGCCACCCGACGTGTCGCGCTTCGATGTGCCGGATGAGCCCGCTGGTGCCGCTCGCGTGCTGTACGCCCGGCTGCGTGAGGCGGATGCCCAGGGACACGATGTGCTGGTGGCATGCCTCCCGGCTGAGAGCGGTCTGGGAATCGCAGTCCGGGACCGGCTGTCGCGTGCCGCCGCTCCGCGCGGGTAG
- a CDS encoding DEAD/DEAH box helicase codes for MSEPPEKPVTPLFDTTRDALAWLRAQGLEHLSRLSLAVLMPLVEAAWLPQARPVLARRRLVELLSTDSLSRWMTEAMPSPRMKELLPTLAWRFVEAERLGAEASRASLEERLAPPAESRTHRVHGLLLALRARVPASVAPRPMHALVPDLMQYDAPLPGFRLRETRISELPVGAHAGFILPEARLIFAPTEVTGDCSCGATFCVHLLAAIDTALLWLRQPWSESFGEELEELVRPGWERALRALERAVDDSPGGPGGGEVSWRLDVINGYGVELAAYVHKRSKKGQRSTGAKVSRRKLLQDHGSQLSAADARLAALLPESEAPASRALLFELVGHPRIHLDENPDLLVRIERAKVGLVAEDRDGVVIVSAGVDGAMLPTAMLERVRKAQPEEGLYIWDDSQRVLTVLDAGPEVRALLTALNRHGNAFPPESHVALLDQLSKLSLRVPVALPRSVLGESVPLRYAPVVRMEAHASGTVRVELRTRPLPDSPTFIPGEGARDVHVRRGTGAVHAVRDFVQERDAAELLQSRLPLDTAEPEELPFTFRFTSAQGGLAVLSACVELEPKPELEWVGAPVRLFHAAAPPALKVILERKRDWFGVLGGLSVEGERVELARLLDAARRKERFVQVDSTSYVEIEGALREHLERLADHAHATRHGLEVGPSAVETLTALQDAGAEVEADKTWQSLVERIFAAKELKPRVPTGLKTELRDYQLEGFRWLTRLASWGAGGVLADDMGLGKTVQALTVLLDRSKRGPALVLAPTSVAFNWMDEAKRFAPSLRMTLFSDAADRGRTLEKLGPKDVLVLSYGLLTRDIERLSKLRFSTIIFDEAQTLKNATTHRFRAARALQGDFKFALSGTPLENHLGELWSLFAVVFSGLLGSWEAFRSRFAAPIERGVDPTAAPALARVLQPFLLRRTKAQVEAQLPPRTDIRVSIVLSSEEWALYEDARLAALSDLETRKPKMKEQERRIEILAALTRLRLLASHPRLYDAGSKLESAKLERFMELVRELRAEGHRALVFSQFTSHLALVREVLDAEGIDYEYLDGQTPAGARAERVRAFQEGDVPLFLISLKAGGFGLNLTAATTVIHLDPWWNPAVEDQASDRAHRIGQERPVTVYRLVTRGTIEEQMLSLHEHKRALVAGVLEGKDAAGRLSTQELLGLLSQRLAPPGEEEEPRTRH; via the coding sequence ATGTCCGAGCCGCCTGAGAAGCCCGTGACTCCCTTGTTCGATACGACCCGTGACGCGCTGGCGTGGCTGCGGGCGCAGGGGCTCGAGCACTTGTCGCGGCTGAGCCTGGCGGTGCTGATGCCGCTGGTGGAAGCGGCCTGGCTGCCCCAGGCGCGTCCCGTGCTCGCCCGCCGAAGGCTCGTGGAGTTGCTGAGCACGGACTCGCTGTCGCGTTGGATGACGGAGGCGATGCCGTCTCCCCGGATGAAGGAGTTGTTGCCCACGCTCGCCTGGCGCTTCGTGGAGGCGGAGCGGCTAGGGGCGGAGGCGTCGCGGGCTTCGCTCGAGGAGCGGCTCGCTCCGCCCGCCGAGTCCCGCACGCACCGCGTCCATGGCCTGCTGCTGGCGCTGCGTGCGCGCGTTCCGGCGTCCGTCGCTCCCCGGCCCATGCACGCGCTGGTGCCGGACCTGATGCAGTATGACGCTCCGCTCCCGGGCTTCCGTCTCCGCGAGACGCGCATCTCCGAGCTGCCTGTGGGGGCGCATGCGGGCTTCATTCTTCCCGAGGCCCGGCTGATTTTCGCTCCCACCGAGGTGACGGGGGACTGCTCCTGTGGCGCGACATTCTGCGTCCACCTGCTGGCGGCCATCGACACGGCGTTGCTGTGGTTGCGCCAGCCCTGGTCCGAGTCCTTTGGAGAGGAGTTGGAGGAACTGGTCCGTCCCGGTTGGGAGCGCGCGCTGCGGGCGCTGGAGCGGGCCGTCGATGACAGTCCCGGTGGGCCCGGAGGCGGCGAGGTCTCCTGGCGGCTGGACGTCATCAACGGGTACGGCGTGGAGCTCGCGGCCTACGTGCACAAGCGCAGCAAGAAGGGCCAGCGCAGCACGGGCGCGAAGGTGAGCCGGCGCAAGCTGCTGCAGGACCATGGCTCGCAGTTGTCGGCGGCGGACGCGCGCCTGGCGGCGTTGCTGCCGGAGTCGGAAGCCCCCGCGTCGCGCGCGCTGCTCTTCGAACTGGTGGGGCATCCCCGCATCCACCTGGATGAGAATCCGGACCTGCTGGTGCGCATCGAGCGCGCGAAGGTCGGGCTCGTCGCCGAGGACCGGGATGGGGTGGTCATCGTGAGCGCGGGGGTGGATGGCGCGATGCTGCCCACGGCGATGCTGGAGCGGGTGCGCAAGGCTCAGCCGGAGGAGGGGCTCTACATCTGGGATGACAGCCAGCGGGTGCTCACGGTGCTGGACGCGGGCCCCGAGGTCCGCGCGCTGCTGACGGCGCTGAACCGCCACGGCAATGCGTTTCCGCCGGAGAGCCACGTCGCGCTGCTGGACCAGCTGTCGAAGCTGTCCCTGCGCGTGCCGGTGGCGCTGCCTCGGAGCGTCTTGGGGGAGTCGGTGCCGCTTCGCTACGCCCCCGTGGTGCGCATGGAGGCGCATGCGAGCGGGACGGTCCGTGTGGAGCTGCGCACGCGCCCGTTGCCGGACAGTCCCACGTTCATTCCGGGCGAGGGGGCGCGCGACGTCCACGTCCGGCGGGGGACGGGGGCCGTGCACGCGGTGCGTGACTTCGTTCAGGAGCGCGACGCGGCGGAGTTGCTTCAGTCCCGGTTGCCGCTCGATACGGCGGAGCCCGAGGAGCTGCCCTTCACCTTCCGCTTCACCAGCGCGCAGGGCGGCCTCGCGGTGCTCTCGGCCTGTGTGGAGCTGGAGCCGAAGCCGGAGCTCGAGTGGGTGGGGGCGCCGGTGCGGCTGTTCCATGCCGCCGCGCCTCCGGCGCTGAAGGTCATCCTGGAGCGGAAGCGGGACTGGTTTGGCGTGCTGGGTGGGCTCTCCGTGGAAGGCGAGCGGGTGGAGCTGGCGCGGCTGCTCGATGCCGCGCGGCGGAAGGAACGTTTCGTCCAGGTGGACTCGACGTCCTACGTGGAGATTGAAGGGGCGCTGCGGGAGCACCTGGAGCGGCTGGCGGACCATGCGCATGCCACGCGTCATGGCCTGGAGGTGGGGCCTTCCGCGGTGGAGACGCTCACGGCGCTGCAGGACGCGGGCGCCGAGGTGGAGGCGGACAAGACGTGGCAGTCCCTGGTGGAGCGCATCTTCGCGGCGAAGGAGCTGAAGCCCCGTGTGCCCACGGGTTTGAAGACGGAGCTGCGGGACTACCAGTTGGAGGGCTTCCGCTGGCTGACGCGGCTGGCTTCGTGGGGCGCGGGTGGGGTGCTCGCGGACGACATGGGCTTGGGCAAGACGGTGCAGGCGCTGACGGTGCTCCTGGACCGGAGCAAGCGGGGGCCCGCGCTGGTGCTGGCGCCGACGTCGGTGGCCTTCAACTGGATGGACGAGGCGAAGCGCTTCGCGCCGTCGCTGCGGATGACGCTGTTCTCGGACGCTGCGGACCGGGGCCGGACGTTGGAGAAATTGGGGCCCAAGGACGTGTTGGTGTTGAGCTATGGCCTGCTCACGCGGGACATCGAGCGGCTGTCGAAGCTGCGCTTCTCCACCATCATCTTCGACGAAGCGCAGACGTTGAAGAACGCGACGACGCACCGCTTCCGGGCGGCGCGGGCGCTCCAGGGGGACTTCAAGTTCGCGCTGTCGGGCACGCCGCTGGAGAACCACCTGGGCGAGCTGTGGAGCCTCTTCGCCGTCGTCTTCTCGGGGTTGCTCGGGAGCTGGGAGGCGTTCCGTTCGCGCTTCGCCGCGCCGATTGAGCGGGGCGTGGACCCGACGGCCGCGCCCGCGCTGGCTCGGGTGCTCCAGCCCTTCCTGCTGCGCCGGACGAAGGCGCAGGTGGAGGCGCAGCTTCCGCCTCGGACGGACATCCGGGTGTCCATTGTCCTCTCGTCGGAGGAGTGGGCGCTCTACGAGGACGCGCGGCTGGCTGCGCTCTCTGATTTGGAGACGCGCAAGCCGAAGATGAAGGAGCAGGAGCGGCGCATCGAGATTCTGGCGGCGCTCACGCGGCTGCGGCTCCTAGCTTCACATCCGCGGCTGTATGACGCGGGGTCGAAGCTGGAGTCGGCCAAGCTGGAGCGGTTCATGGAGTTGGTGCGGGAGCTCCGAGCGGAGGGGCATCGCGCGCTCGTGTTCAGTCAGTTCACGTCCCACCTGGCGCTGGTGCGCGAGGTGCTGGACGCAGAGGGGATTGATTACGAGTACCTGGATGGGCAGACGCCCGCGGGGGCTCGGGCGGAGCGGGTGCGCGCGTTTCAGGAGGGAGACGTGCCGCTGTTCCTGATCTCGCTCAAGGCCGGTGGCTTCGGGCTCAATCTCACGGCGGCGACCACGGTGATTCACCTGGACCCGTGGTGGAACCCCGCCGTGGAGGACCAGGCCTCCGACCGCGCGCACCGGATTGGGCAGGAACGGCCGGTGACGGTGTACCGCCTGGTGACGCGGGGGACCATCGAGGAGCAGATGCTGTCGCTGCACGAGCACAAGCGCGCGCTGGTGGCGGGGGTGCTGGAAGGAAAGGACGCGGCGGGACGGCTGTCGACACAGGAGTTGCTGGGGCTGTTGTCTCAGCGGCTGGCTCCACCTGGGGAAGAGGAGGAGCCCCGGACTCGGCACTGA
- a CDS encoding double-CXXCG motif protein, with the protein MKFYLVEEDKSAGFTGNLRALPPWGLPGVGPCNACGAAGGWAGLQYPCVDLSGLQERNALENPGRQVSFEEFSRLRDLVRPFAPDWARLEPGADFGPPTGTGSGTFGDLFLQNPWSLFIRREAVECLQGAGIHGLSGCPLNVRFRGKNPPELLAMQLELHGRLHIDGVPPEESPACLTCGVSRHELPRPPILDVHSTPVPQDLFRLYNWPTLIVASERMVAAVQQLCLRGIRFSELATRQGPSISVT; encoded by the coding sequence TTGAAGTTCTACTTGGTCGAGGAAGACAAGAGCGCTGGGTTCACCGGAAACCTACGCGCCCTTCCCCCCTGGGGGCTTCCAGGCGTCGGTCCCTGCAATGCATGTGGAGCCGCAGGCGGCTGGGCTGGCCTCCAGTACCCGTGTGTCGACCTGTCGGGCCTCCAGGAGCGCAATGCGCTCGAAAACCCAGGCCGGCAGGTCAGCTTCGAGGAATTCTCCCGATTGAGGGACTTGGTTCGTCCATTCGCGCCCGACTGGGCTCGGCTGGAACCAGGCGCCGATTTCGGTCCGCCCACCGGTACGGGCAGCGGCACTTTTGGCGACCTCTTCCTGCAGAACCCATGGTCGCTCTTCATCCGCCGTGAAGCCGTGGAGTGCCTTCAGGGCGCGGGCATTCATGGCCTGTCAGGCTGCCCGCTGAACGTGCGGTTCCGAGGAAAGAACCCGCCCGAGCTGCTCGCCATGCAGTTGGAACTCCATGGCCGACTGCACATTGATGGCGTGCCTCCAGAAGAGAGCCCAGCCTGCCTGACATGCGGGGTGTCCCGACACGAGTTACCTCGGCCGCCAATTCTCGACGTTCATTCGACGCCCGTTCCTCAAGATCTTTTCCGGCTTTACAACTGGCCCACTCTCATCGTGGCGAGCGAACGCATGGTGGCCGCAGTGCAGCAGCTCTGCTTACGTGGCATTCGCTTCAGCGAACTCGCGACCCGCCAAGGACCGTCCATCTCCGTCACATAG